The DNA region CGCTTGTGATTTTATCTGTGTCCGACTGTCTGTTGGTAAATATTCTGTTGCTGAATGGAAGGGTTGGTGAGACTATTAAAAAAAANGTTGTAACTTTCTTTGGCCGCGTTGCAATGTTGATAGACCAGAATACCCAGGCATTTCACATGTTCATGTCGGCACTCCTTCAGGTATATGTTCACTTATTTATCCCTTGCATCCAAATAGTTCTTGAACAACCAATACCTCCTTAACTACCTTATGGAGTTCTGTATTTGCTACCCAAATACTCTGTGGAAAAGTATATAGGATGGTGACATGATAATTCATTGACATATTTTTTACAGCTGTTTGATCGCTCAGGGTTATTATATGGAGAGCTGGCAAGATTTGTGCTGAGATTGCTGGGGGTCAAAACAAAGGCCAATAAAATTCATCCCCCAGGCGCTAATGCACCTCATGGCCCTAATGCACTTCCTGGTCCTCACCAACCTCGTGGTAATCAGAACTTTATCGAGGGGCCTAAGGCTGCTCCAGGTGCTGCATGGAACGATGTGTGGGGTGATAATGCACAGTGATATAGAGTAGTGACTTACAAATGTCACCTACCATCGGAAGCCGTTGACAACAAGTTGCAGTTTGTTGAAAGCTACAGTATAGATAAGAGCTATGCTGGTGTACTCGTATGTAAAGCCAATCAGCTTACCGTGCTGGATTGATTTGCTGCATTTAAATGAATAATAATCTCGACTCCCCCTCCCTCCCCCACCCCCTTCCCCTGCCATATTTGTGTGGGATTGTAGGTTGTTATAGATCAATGTGCACGTCAGTTTCGGAGTCTGAACAACATCGTTCTAGAAATGATGTGGTATGATTTCCATTGATTGGCGATAAGATGTTTCATTGTTACATCATTTGTGTAAATTCACCAAATGCGAAGTTCTCAATTTATTTGACGAGTATCTTATTTGTTATACGTAGACCTTCATGCAGCAGCtctgacaattttttttacatggatGCACAATACTCAAACGCAGAGTAGAATTCTTTCATGTTAGAGTAGTAGAAAATAAAACGGATCTAAATTGAATAATAGAGGGGTAACAATGGACTCAAATATGGGAAGAGGAAAAATTTCACATGAAAAAGTAGTTCACCTTTTTTCCACCTTGTACATTAGTCAGTTGAGAAGTGTTATTTTGGACCTTCAAGTAATATGAGGAGTTTTTTTGACCCGGTAGTAAAATGGAGGACAGCATTGAACTTAACCTAACAGGCAAATTTGaccttttctttcatttatgtATTTAGTATTAGTACTCTCTTTGTTCCGTATTAGTTGATCACTTTCATTTTGCACATtacttaagaaatcataaataagaagataattatACTAATTATAACGTTCCCTACTATTCTTCTATACCAATCCTTCCATTTATCATGCATCAAACAATTGTTCTGCATTGTGGCCTACATGCCACATGAAGAGCTACACCTTTGAGTGTGGGTTCTGCAATTTGCACCAAGCAACTGTTTCATTGTATGTACATGCATTTATTAGAATCACTTTTTTTCTTATGGGAAGAAAACATTACAAGAAATTATACGCAGCTTGATACTAGTGTGCAGTGGGCACAACTGTCGTGCATTTCCATCAAGTTGGATAGGAAACAATGTTTCCAGCGGTGGACGGGTGAGTAACACGTCAGTTCCATGGAATCCGAATTGGATTGACTGGGATGATAGTTTCTCCTCACGAGTCTGTAAAATCAGAATGTCTGTTGAGACCTGACAGCTTAAGAACTGAAGATTATCGCCACCTATTAAAACCTGAAGGCTCCATGAGGGCAAATACAcattacttcttcttctttgatcTCTACATTACCTCTTGCAAGTTTAAAAATCTCCAACGCTACACCATTGATCTGAGAACTTCTGGTGACAAAAGGTATTGAGAGACGTTTGCATCCGGTTCTCAATGCCTGCAGTCCACGGTCACAAAGATTTCTACCCTGATTCACATGTagtgttttcaagttatgacaaTGTGATGCGATAGATTCCCAACTTGCTATCTTGACCTCATGACATATTGGTAAGTTCCATTCCTGAAGCGATGGACAACCCTTTGCTATTGTCATGATACAATCATCGCCAATCGTTCTGCTGGAGTGGAAATTCAACACTCTTAACTTTGCAGCAAATCCGACGCTAATAGCTACCAGACCATTCACACGAGTGCACCAGGTCAAGTTAGACACACTCAAGTATTCAATACCACCTCCACTTAGGATACTCTGTATTCCATTAGGTTCAAGCCTACAGTAATCGGCTTCCAAATGAGTCAGAGTTTGAGAACATCCTTGAAAGCCAGCACCAGTTAGATTTCTACAATAGGATATCCTGATTGCTCTAAGACGACGACAGTTTTGTGAAATAGCTCTTACGCCATAATCANGAGCGGAAATTCAACACTCTTAACTTTGCAGCAAATCCGACGCTAATAGCTACCAAACCATTCACACGAGTGCACCAGGTCAAGTTAGACACACCCAAGTATTCAATACCACCTCCACTTAGGATACTCCGTATTCCATTAGGTTCAAGCCTACAGTAATCGACTTCCAAATGAGTCAGAGTTTGAGAACATCCTTGAAAGCCAGCACCAGTTAGATTTCTACAATGGGATATCCTGATTGCTCTAAGACGACGACAGTTTTGTGAAATAGCTCTTACGCCATAATCAGAGATTCGAGAGCAATACGAGAGATTCAGATCTTCTAAAGCTAGGCAAGAATTAGATAAGGCCTCTAACCCATAATCTGTAACACTACACCGGTAAAGACTTAGTATTACCAACAAAGAACAGCCAGATGCCACGCAGGAAAGACCACTATCAGTTATCCCAAAACAGCAATCTAGATGAAGACTTTGCAGTTTCGATCCATGACGTGGTAACAAAGACAAACCCGAATCTGGAAGCTCAGTGCATCCGGACAGGGACAATGATTTAGGTTCTGGAAACGGTTCAGAAGCCTATATAAGTGTAATGTACTGATTCGGGTGTTAGTTTGAGATAACGATGAAAAATTAAGCATAGTGAAAAAGCATTAAAACTGTAAAGGTCTTCTAtttagattttgaatttgaagcAAGCGGCGACAGGTTAAACCAAATGATTCACGGTCAGATCCACAATCAAGGTGTTGGAAAATAAAGAGTAAACAATCGTCAGGAAGCTGCATGATATATCCAGAGAAGTCATCTGATGGATTATCCATTTCTACCAAGTTAATACTCCAACAAGGGTGTGAAGCTCTATAGTTCacaataaacttttttttttttattaggacttcccaataattttattaaaggACATGCTAGAGTCTTAGAAGAGGTAGACGACTCgaaaaaagaaagagcaagtcTTCAAACGCATGACCTATGAGATCACTGACTTATGGCAAAGAAATCTGGTTTTTGAACTATGAAGTCCCCTAAGAAGTAGGAACTAGGAAGATAGTTTACTTATCAATCAGAGTAAAATGTCAATGTTCCCAATGGTCAGTTTTAACTATACTTACCGTCTTTGGTACCAATACCAAAAGAGAAATGATTGGAGGATGTTAACTTGAGAGGTTAGCCACACAAACCAACACTgcaaagaataagaaaaacCGCATATTAGTTGACATTATACAGCATTGAGCATACTATACATGAATATCTTGTCTtttgtttataattaaattttctctacaacaacatacccaatgtagtTTCACTAGTGGGATCTGGGGAGGGTGGATACACGGCCCTTACCCATATCTTATGAAGGTAGAAAGGCTATTTTAATGTTTTCAAGCATTACAAAATTAATAAAGGTAAATTGCAACCTCATCAATATATTATAAGATGCTTTGTGCATGCATATGTCCACTTCAATACGAATACATAACCGCAAATTTCTGCAGTACTACTAATGCATATTAGGTACACTCATAAGATAGATAGATTTATAGCGACCTAAGTCAAAGGATGcaagaaaaaacaaaaggaaataaaaaaaacccttaatGAAAGATACTTAATTGTACTTTATGCATGCCAATGTGTAGCTAGACAATAAAACCATCGGGAGCTATTTTCTCAGAAATATGCCATGCACATCTTAGCGAGGATACAAAATATTTACAAGACTGATGTGTATGCTTAGCTTCATCTCGAGCCCGGACTATCTGGATATAGAAAAGTATTCTACATTTAGTGAAGTCTTGAAAATATCCCAACTGAGATAGTAGTGTTACTtggaattttttgtaattttttttctcagttAAAGTATTTCATTGTAATATCAAGGCCAACTTGGCAATATACAAGAAATATACCTAAAAGGAGAAACCTACAATATATGGTTCTCTCCAAAAGCCACCCAATCCTCTATACAAACAAGAACTACACGGGTGCACCAAAAAAACTACAAGGGATTGAAGACTACTCCTCAATCGAGCGAAGTTCATCTCCACCCCTTCAAAAGCCTCTTATTTCTGTCTTTCCAAATGATCCACATTATAATCCACAGGCATAAACATATGTATATGGTATCACAAGGAATAGATGTACAATTCATCTTGGAAGATGAGCTTCAAAAGCACTAGCTATTCTGCAGACACACTTGATAATAGCTTGTACAAAAACCTCTCCTAAGGGGTGGGTCATTTGGTTCAAACCATGATATCTCAAGATTATAATTAATCCATCTTCTATATGGGATAAGTTATactaattttggtaaaaaataatactaattttaGCTAATACCTCCAACCAAACACGGGATAAATTTAATCACAAAATTTGTTCTGGGATAGCCCACCTAATTCGTTGAACCAAATGGCACTAAGAGGTTGGATTAGGGGTCGAAAAAGGAAATCAACTAAGGAGCAGCAAATAACAACCCAAAATAGTTCCtttattcctattctaacttgaaatattttgtaaacTACAGATAGCTCTAAGGTCCCCCTTGCTCCAATAAGTCAGcattttaggtttagatattCTAAGAGAAAGATTTAACAACGCTTGAATGACCAGAGGCAGAGCAAGGGATTCTAACAagggtattaaaaaaaatgcaagaatGTATGCAGACCTATGCCAATGGATATgatgaacaacaacaacataatacCCAGTGTAGTCCAACAAGTGGGATCTCGGGAGGTTaaagtgtatgcagaccttatcCCTACCTCATAGAGATAGATAAACATTTGACGTATACACAAAAACATTTGTTTCCCCCCTATTTACCTATCATAATCATTTGACAAATGAGATTCAACTGAACCTCTTGAATCCACCTAGCTCCACGACCCCGCCCCTGGCCTGAGTCGTGGGTGAGCACTTAAAAATACACATCGCAGATTTTAGATAATTTGAATCAAATAGATAATACAGTACACCTAAAGTTTGCAATTGTTCTTCACATTGACAATTTCAAATAGACTATATAAAACTCAGTATAATGATTAGCTGAACAAAGTGAAAATATAGAGCATTTCCCTTTACAAAAAATTGTTCTGGAATTCTTCAATCCTCAACTTACACATGAAAACTCCgagagaaaaaacaaataatagatTCAGAAACAATATTTTTTGAGCTTCTAGTGatttttttacctatttatCTGCCGAAAAACACAAGATTCAATTGAACTCATTGTAGACATGCTACAACTAACAAATCTGGGTTCTATAAAACtacaatttcatcaaaatcTCACCAAAAAAATCcacaaaatttatcaaattcgGGAAGATAAATGCGTTTCCAGACttaacaccttgtttggatgtgATGCAAATTTAGTGATATGTCACACATCTTATTGGTGCGGTTTGGATGATGGGGAGGTTTGTCTTCAGAGTTTTTGTGTGATAAAAACCATCACctaaatttaaataagttttataaGAGTATAGATTATTATGTTGTATAAAGCATGTGTTGGTTAGTCATAACTCTTATGCTTATAGAAGATAAAGTTGTCAAAAATAGGATATTGAGACACATAAATGTATATGTATCTTAGAAGCGATAAGATTCAGAATGAGTAGATCCATAATAAGATGTGGTGACGTATGTGGTGGCCAAGATGAGGAAGTGAGGCTAAAATGATTTGTGCATATTAGTAGGAGATGTacatgtcacgacccgggagtacccccaagtcgtaacaaggcgtactcgaccccgaaggggtcttatacaagccacatagtcattcattgcattcaataatgaaaatagtgcggaataataaaaaaaaaacttatttacatccacatatttaaacttcttaaaacaactttaaaaacacacaacggaagtctaagtctcacatgaccatcttagacacagtcgcaaaacataagtagggacacgaccctttacaatcaaaagaagtctattacatgaacaaaagaacttaaaagtcttgtcctcgaatccatgaggacataccaagtcttggaggaaagcaatccaacacttcaaactaactaggagggatcacttgccggaacctacacttatagtaaaaatatgaagaatatgggttagtacacaaaatgtactaagtatgatgaccatgcaaaacgtgcttaaaaagggacattttagttagaaaccatgcattatgccacctttttgaaatattatgaacaatagcataaaagacatacaagacaagcataacatcaagtaagtcataataNGAGAGAGATAGACCGATAAAATATTAGGGGGAAGTGATTAGACATGATGTGACACAACTTTATATTATCGAAAATATAACCCTAGATAAGAGGATGTGGACATCACATGTATACTAGGTTGGATGTTAGTAGTTTGGAGTGTTATCTTGCTTTTCGTAGGGTTTAGCTTTATTATTACAATGTCTTGCTTTTGATTGCTATCATGAGtcatttattgtttattgtgtttaGGTTATTGTATTATTCTATTGTTGTTATAGTTCTCTTGTTAGTTCCTTTGTTTTCCTcattg from Solanum stenotomum isolate F172 unplaced genomic scaffold, ASM1918654v1 scaffold1838, whole genome shotgun sequence includes:
- the LOC125850656 gene encoding peroxisomal membrane protein 13-like, whose amino-acid sequence is MLIDQNTQAFHMFMSALLQLFDRSGLLYGELARFVLRLLGVKTKANKIHPPGANAPHGPNALPGPHQPRGNQNFIEGPKAAPGAAWNDVWGDNAQ